One stretch of Balneola sp. MJW-20 DNA includes these proteins:
- a CDS encoding toxin-antitoxin system YwqK family antitoxin gives MIRSISTILLLSALFCASCKNYSEDVVDLRQLKQFEGVVYSDSANVPFTGIVVDSVGDTRILYAEYQNGLRNGYAEAWYANGHTKYLGDYYDGKKIGEWKNYYSNGQLKDIGFIGIDGMNIGTSRHYDREGNLTDIRIY, from the coding sequence ATGATAAGAAGCATATCAACAATACTTTTATTATCGGCACTATTTTGTGCCTCATGTAAAAATTACAGTGAAGATGTAGTTGATTTAAGGCAACTGAAGCAGTTCGAAGGTGTTGTCTATTCAGACAGCGCTAATGTGCCCTTTACCGGGATAGTGGTAGATTCTGTCGGGGATACAAGAATACTATATGCTGAATATCAAAATGGCCTGAGAAATGGTTATGCAGAGGCTTGGTATGCTAACGGTCATACCAAGTACTTGGGAGACTATTATGATGGTAAGAAGATTGGTGAGTGGAAAAATTATTATTCAAATGGCCAATTAAAAGATATTGGATTCATAGGAATTGATGGTATGAATATTGGCACTTCACGCCACTATGATAGGGAAGGCAATTTAACCGAT